The genomic DNA AACGAATAATAATCTCTTGGGGGTAGTGGTCATAATTCCTGTTCATAAGGAAACTGTTGGTCAGGATAATTCCTCAAATATGCGGCTCATACGAATCTGAGCAGGTTTGTCGCGCTCCTTCACCTTCTGCATATCCGCCAGCAGACTGACTTCACGGGCGATAAAGTCGGTATCCAGGTCGCCTGAAACGAAGCGGGGATTTTCCATAATCGCCTTGTGCAGTGTCAGATTAGTATCCACACCGACGATGATATATTCACTGAGCGCCCGACGCATTCGTTTGATTGCTTCATTACGATCAATGCCCCATGCCACGAGCTTGCTGATCATGGGGTGATAGCAGTCGGGAATATCATAGCCCTGGTGAACTCCGGAATCCACCCGGATACCAACGCCGCCGGGAGAACGGTACCCGGAAATCTTGCCCGGTGAGGGCATGAAGTTGCGCAATGGGTCCTCGGCGTTGACCCGGCACTCGATAGCCCATCCATAGTGTTTGATATCCTCTTGTTTGACGGATAAGTCCAAACCGGTAGCAATATTGATCTGTTCTTTAACCAGGTCAATCCCGGTGGTCATTTCGGTAACAGCGTGTTCTACCTGAATGCGGGCATTGACTTCCAGAAAATAGTAGCGCCCTTCCGAGAAAATAAACTCAATGGTTCCAGCACCCACATAACCGATACTCCGGGCCAGGTTGACGGCAGCCGTCCCCATTTGCTCGCGTAACTCAACGGACAATGCGGTGGAGGGTGCTTCCTCAATCACCTTGGAATGGAACCGCTGAATGGAGCATTCACGTTCACCCAGATGCACTACGTTACCCTTGGTATCTGCGAGGATCTGAAATTCAATATGCCGGGGTTTTTCAATGTATTTTTCAATATAAACGCTGGAGACCCCGAAGTATTTTTTTGCCATTTCCGGGGAAGAACTCAGCGCGCGCTGCAGGTCATTATCGTTGCGGGCGATGACCATGCCGATTCCGCCACCGCCGCCGGCCGGTTTGACGATCAGCGGGTAGCCGATATCGCCCAATTCGTCCTGAAGAACGGAAAAGTCAGCCGGGCATTCGCCGGTCCCCGGAATGACCGGTACTCCCGCCTTAACGGCCTCTTCCCGGGCGGTAATCTTGTTTCCGGTCAGTTCAAGGACACTCGCCGGAGGTCCGATGAAGACAATCCCGGCCTTTTCACATGCCCTGGAAAAGGCGGGGTTTTCAGATAGAAAGCCATAGCCGGGATGAATTGCCTCGGCACCGCTGGCTTTGGCAATCTCAATAATCTTATCCATATTGAGATAGGATAATGTGGCGGGGGCAGGGCCGAGTAAAAAGGCCTCGTCGGCGTAGCAAGTGAAAAAAGCATCTTTATCAGCCTCGGAATATACAGCAACGGTATTAATGCCCAGTTCGCGGCAGGCACGCATGACGCGTACCGCTATTTCACCGCGATTAGCTACAAGGATTTTGCTGATCATAAGCGGGTGTCTCCCTGAATGATTGTTCAGCTTATATTAACACAAACGGCGGGGTGTATTAAATAGAACCAACCAGCCCAGTCAGACAAAACAGCGGGAACTCAAATTAAAAGTTCCCGCTGTTAGGATTAGTTTGTTGAATGAATGGATCAGGCTGCCCGGCTATACCCTTCTTTGGTGGCTGCCATATCGATGTTTGCGGTTATGATGTCTTCAGCGGCTGGGACTGATTCACGCTGCAATTTACGTTCGTCTGTAGTTTTCAAGTATGATTTGCAGGTATCACAGACTTCGGCCATATGGGCCTTGTCATCACCTAAAGTCATTTGTCTGATTTCAACCCGCTCAGGGTTCTCGCACACCGGGCATTTATGGCGGGGATAGGGCCATTGACTACGGCACAGGCCGCAATAAAGCTTCCGGTAACCCTTTTCATCGTGTATAACCCCGTAACGGGCCGGTGAACCACAGAAAGGGCAGACACCCTTGGTCCACGGGACTTCCCGATTTATGAAAACCGGAAAATAAGATTCGGCGGCATGTTCATAAAAAGGTACCAGCAGATTGTGTAGAAAGAAAGCAATGGTTTCGGCATTGTAGCCACTGCCCTCGGCCAGGGCTTCAAGGTCAAGTTCGTTTTCCATCAGATTAGCAGCTATGGAGGAAACATCATCTCCTTGAAGCTGTGGCAGGTTCAAGATACGTTCAAGGGGAAAGGCTACACCTGCTGTGTCACTAAAGGCCGTTGCCATCTTTGCCGCAGCCTGCCGAAAAACATCACCGGGAATTGCCGGCACCTTGTCACCCAGGGCTGAGGTTTCGGCATTAAGGTTATCCATACCCCAGGCTGAAACGGCAGGAGCCGGTCCGAGACTGGCTCGAACCGACTCCTGAATATCCAGTATTCTTTGGTTTAGGCCGATAAGCGGCTCCAATTGAGGCTGCTCATTCTGATATTTTTGTAACTCAGAACGACAGATGGAATAATCAAAGCTACTCACTTAGGCCGGTACAACCTCGGGATCCATTTTAGCTACCGACGCCGGCAATCCGGCCTTTTGTTCTGATAAGACCGGCAGGTATTTGGCCGCCAGGCGGAAGACGTACATCGCACCGGCGACTAAACCTAAGGTGAAGATGAACTCCCATACAGTTGGGAAATACTCTCCAACCCGGGCCGGAGCGTGGGATACAACCAGGGTGCTGATGCGGTTAAGCATGATACCCAGGATGATCAGTCCCGAAATCCACATCAATCCGGCACGAGATTCCCGAACTTTCTTGATGGCGATAAGGATGATCGGAATTACGGCACCTAACGCAATTTCAGCTGCGAATAAAGCACCGAATTCATCCATAGCGAAAGCCGACAGATTACCGCCCTGAGCCAGGTCATAGAACCGGACACCAAGCCAGACCACCAGAATTCCGGCAGCTATGGGCATAAGCTTGGCGAAGACGTCCAGTCTGGTGGTCAGTTTCCATGATTTGGCAATAATCAGGCCAAAGAAGGTTAGCACTGCCAGACCGAGAGCCATGGCCGAGATAACAAACAGGTATCCCATCATATGCTGATGCCACAGCGGATGCTGATCCGGAGTAATCAGGAAGAGAGCACCCAGGGAAGATTGATGCAAGAATGACAGGATGATACCAAAAGAGACCAGCGGGATAGCCAGGAAGTGCTGGATTTTGGCCGCGCTTTTGAATCCGATACGTTCAAAAATATTGGGACTGAATTCAAGGTAGAGTACGGTGAGATACATCATGACGCACCACCCCACCTCAAACATGATGGAATTGTGTTGCCACATCCATAAGGGATGAACAATCAGCGGTGTCCGGCCGAGATCCACCGCGATACCGATGGCGCCAATGGTGTAACACAGTGCCGCAATCAGGATGGCCGGTTTTACCAGAGGTCGGAATGTCTCAATCCGGAAGATGTAGACCAGGGCAGCCAGCACGAAGCCACCGGCGGCGCTGGCAATATAGACACCGATGTCAAAGGCTACCCAAAGGCCCCATGGCCAGTTGTCAGACAGATTGGTGATTGCTCCGAGGCCGAAGACCAGCTTGGCAACCAGAACGCCGATGGCGCCCAGCCCAAGAAGAATCTGGACTACACCCCAGAAGCTGAACAACGGAATATTTCTGTTATTCACCTAGTGAGTTCCTCCTTTTCCGGAAGTTAATTCGCCTTTGGCTTTAAGTCGCATGGTGCGGAAGTAATAAGTTCCCGCTAAAAACACCGCAATACCCGCTATTTCATAAGGGATCTTTGAAAGGAAATCCCAAGTGAAATCGGGATGAGGCTCATTTTCCACTTCTGGAAAGCCGATGTCAAGTGGTGAAACGCCAGCCAGGAACATTACCTGAGTGCCGCCAGCTTCGTTTTCACCATAGATGTGATTATAGTATTTGTCCGGGCGTTGCTGAATGCGGTTTTTGGCCAGCGAAAGCAACTGTTCCCGTTCGCCGTAAAAAATGGCGCTGGGCGGACAGGTCTTGGAACAGGCGGGCTCCTCGGTGGGATTGCCGGTCTCGGCGCGGTCCCAGCACATGGTGCACTTGGCGATTTTGTTCCAGTTGTCAATATTGCCGTCCTCGTCGTACCAGGTGAACTTGGGGATGTCAAAGGGGCAGGCATTCTGGCAGTAGCGGCAGCCGATGCATTTGCCTTCTTCCCAGACGACCCGGCCGTTATCCAGTTTCTGGAGGGCACCGACCGGGCAGACCGACACGCAGGCCGGATGAATGCAGTGCATACAACGTTTGGAAACGAAGTGCCATGAAATTTCCCCGTTAGGTTTGGGGATCTCAAAGAACTCTACATGGACGTATGTATGCGCGTTTGTCTCAATCGGATTGGTCATGCTCGGGTTGTAGGAAGTTTCCACCGCCGGTTTCAGATTCCATTGCTTGCAGGCACTCTGGCAACCGCGGCAACCGGTACACCTGACTGTATCAATTAATAGTCCTTTAGCCATGGCTTAGCTCCCCCTCTTGATAACCGGAGGCTCAATGGGTTTGGCCCTGCCGGTGTATTTCGGCAAATCACCGCTGCCGACGCGCTCAATTTTGACCAGGAAAGCCTTGGATTCCGGAATGGTAGTGTTGGCATCGCCGGCATTGGGTGCGAGGGTATTGGCACTTTCACCGACGCTGAGCCCAGCCCAGCCCCAGTGCCAGGGCATACCGACCTGGTGGATGATTTTGCCGGCCAGATTGAAGGGCTTGAAGCGCTTGGTGACCATAGCTGCCAGTTCAATGCTACCGCGGGCAGAGCTGATTTTTACCATATCACCCTGTCCAATACCCTTTTCGTCCGCCAGCTCTTCGCTGATTTCAACAAAGGGTTTGGGTACCATTTCTACCAGCCACGGCAGATTGCGGGTCATGCCGCCTGACTGCCAGTGTTCTACCAGACGGAAAGTCGTGCAGACAATGGGATATTCAGCGCGTGACCCTTTAACATCCAAACCGCCTTCCCAGATGGTAAAGGTGGGGTTATCCTGCTGTCCGCTCATGGCGTTATCAACCGGGCTTTCCCACGGTTCATAGTGTTCCGGGAAAGGTCCATCAATCAAACCGGGGCCGAAGACACTGGCTACTCCGTCTGTCTTCATGATGAAAGGCAGGTTGCCGCCCAAGCCCATTGGAGGTGCCGCATTGTCGGGTACATCACCTTGCCAGGCCCCGGTTTCAGTATTCCACTTGATCACCGGTTTGGTCGGGTTCCAGGGCTGACCGTCAAGGTCAACCGAGCAGCGGTTATAGATGATGCGGCGGTTAATTGGCCAGGCCCAGGCGTATTTGGAGTTAAGTCCGATGTTGAATGGGCTGTCATCCAGGTCTCGGCGGGCGGCCAGGTTTCCGGTCTCGTTGTAGCTGCCGCAATAGAGCCAGTTGCCGCTGGTGGTGGTGCCGTCCGCTTTCAGCGAGACAAAATTGGTAACCAGCTTGCCAGTGGTCAGGTCATAACCGTTGTTTTCCTTGGCGACCTGGTGCGGATCAACGTGAGTACCGTAATCCCAGGCCATTTTGGTGATGGCTTCGCGGTTAGGGGCGCTCGCATCGGCATTATAAAGCTCACGCAGTTCCACCATAAGCTTGTTGATCATGTCCAGATCCGGCATGGCGTCTCCAGGCGGTTCAACTGCCTTGTAACGCCATTGCATCCAGCGGGAGGAATTAGTGACCGAACCTTCCTTCTCGTAAGAGCAGGCGGCCGGCAACAGGAATACTTCGGTATTGATGCTGGAGGGATCAACGCCCGGTCGTTTCCAGAAGTTGGCGCTCTCAATCTCCCACAGGTCAGAACAGATTACCCAGTCCAGTTTTTCCATGGCCTTGATGGTCTGGGTGTTATTCGGGCCGCTGACGATCGGGTTCATACCCCAGATCATCAGGCCTTTAATGCCGCCCTCATACATATTTTTAAACAGCGGGATCCAGGAGTAGTTTTTACCGGCATCGGCTTTAGGCAACCATTGATAACCGAATTCATTTTCCGGGGTGCCGTTATCGCCGTACCATGTTTTTAACATGCTGACGGTATATTTCGGCCGGTTCTTCCACCAGTTCAAACTCTTGGGGTCGTTTGAAACCGGCGTAGTACGGGTGTTGTAGGCGGCCAGGGTGACATCCGTATCCAGGAACATCGGCAGGTAACCCGGGAGGATATGGAACAACAGGCAGTAATCGGTGGCACCCTGTACATTAGATTCACCGCGCAGGGCGTTGATACCGCCGCCGGCAACACCGACGTTACCCAGCAAGAGCTGCAGAATGGAATAAGCGCGGATGATCTGAGCGCCGTAGGTGTGCTGGGTGGCGCCCATGGCGTACATGACGGTCATCGCTTTATCCGGCCTACCGGTTTCGGTGACCAGATCGGCAATTTCCTGGAGCTTGGCTTCGGGGATACCGGCAATTTCGTTAGCTTTGGCGAAGGTGTAACGGGAGAAATGCCGTTTCATGAGTTGGAAGACACAGTTGGGATCCTGAAGCGTTTTGTCCCGGATCGGAACGCCGTTTCCATCCAACTGGAAAGCCCAGGTGGATTTATTGTAGTTGCGAGTGGCTTCGTTGTAACCACTGAACTGTCCATCCATGTCAACCGGGCCCTTGAAATCCGGATTAACCAAGAACGGGGCGTTGGTGTATTCCTGGATGTAGGTCATGTTGTAGTGTTCAGGTCTGGCTTCAATATCTTTAATGACATAATTAATAAGTGCGCCGATGACCGCAATATCGGTTCCAGAGCGCATGGGGGCATAGATATCAGCCTTCGCCGAAGATCGGGTGAAACGGGGGTCAATTGAAACAATTTTGGCGCCGCTGGTTTGTGCCCGCAATATGTGAGTGTAAGAAGCCGGGTGATTCTCAGCGGGGTTGGCACCGATTATCAGAACAAGATTGGCATTCTGAACATCAGTCCAGTGGTTGGTCATAGCACCGCGTCCGAACGATTCCGCCAAACTGGCGACAGTGGAGGAATGTCAGAGGCGCGCCTGTGTCTCCATGTACACAATACCCAGACTGCGAAGCATTTTGACAAGGAGTTGGCATTCTTCGTTGTCAAAGCATGATGCACCAACCATGGCGATTGCTTCAGTCCGATTTACCAGATTACCCTTGGTGTTTTTTTCAATCCAGTTTTCATCACGGGTTTTCTTGATGCGTTTGGCCATTTCAGTGATAGCCCAATCCCATTCCTTTTCCTCCCACTCGGAGGCGCCGGGGGCACGATATTGGACTTTCTTTAATCGCCGTGGATTGTTGTGAATCTGGGCGATAGCCGCACCCTTGGAGCAGGCGCCGCCCTGATTGACCGGATGATTGGGATCGCCTTCAAGATTGGTCAGACGGCCCTGCTCATCTGTGTAGCACAGAAAGCCGCATCCTGAGGCGTCGTAAGGACAGATAGTGTAGGTTTCTTTCGTCCAACTGGGACGATCGTTCACCGGGGCGGCCGATACGGCCATGGGACCCCTGAAAAGGCCTGCGGTAGCAAAGAGTCCGGCAACTCCGCCGCTGGCCTTCAGGAAGTCCCGTCTGGTGACTTGAGACTTCATGGATACCCTCCTATTTTATTTTTAAATCATATACCTGCGCCGAATCATTACGGCGTATACTGAATTTACCGCGGCATCCACCCCTAGTACTAGTAAGGTACTAATCCCGCTGCCCGTAATAATAGCACCCAAAAGCATAACTGTAAATATCCGGTTTTAGCACCGCCAATTGTTTTTCCAACAATGTCTAAGGATTTCCGACAAAAAATAGTAATAATATTATAACCTGTAGGGCTTTGGATTCAAAATTCGTGATAAAAATAGGCAAGTTAGCGGGTTTTGCGTCGTCTCCGACCGATGCCTAGCAGCCGGCGTAACCATAAAGGCTGTGGTTTAATTGTGGAGCGTTCCAAGATTAATTTTTCATATTCCGCCGGTTTATAACTGCTGTCCCGAGGCTGCTGCGGCAGAGAAAAGCCTTTGATGCCCCACATTATGGTTACGTCCAATTTTTCCGGCAGCGATTGCCCTTCATCAACCAGATAAAATAATTCCACTCGTGTCTTGTCCGGCAGCAGGGTGAAAAAATCCCCCTTATGCTTTTCTTCACGGCGTTTTAACACTGCCAGCGGCGGAACATCCGCCAGGCCGATATGGGCCATAAGTTTATCCGGTTCCAGTTTAAGCTGACGCGGGGTCTGTCGGGATTGATAAACCTTGTTTTTCAAGTGGCAGAAATCAATCAGTGCGTTTGAATTGATGTTAATCAGTCTGAACTCGGGATTTGTTGATGAAATTGCAGTTATGGCAACACTCAGGTAAGGGGCGTTGGCCGGAGTGTTGAGAACGGCCGTTACTTTCTCCCAGACGGCGGATGGGAAGATCACGCCGCAAAGAGTGCCTTCATGATTAACGCCCCAGTACAGCACCTTTTTGGGCGCCGGCGCCGAAACAGCTCCGCCCCATAACAGCAGGTAGGTATCTTTCGCGGTGTTCATCAGGGTGTCATTTTATCGGGCTTTGCACGGTGCGTCAACGAGCAGGGAAGCCTTGACGAGATATCCACTTTAGGCTAGCCTTAGCTGATTTTCTGATGGGGGACGATATGAGGCAACTGCTCCGTAAAACGCTGATACTCACGGTCATTCTTTTATTGTGGTTACTTTCTGCCTGCGCAGCGGGCCCTTCCTACGTTGAGATTTATACCCCGCAGACAAATCCGGCCATTTTTGAAAATATCATTATTGAAGGTGACGTACAACTGCCCGGCATTTATCCGCTGACAGCCGGCGATACACTGGAAGCGCTGCTGGAGGCCGCCGGAGGTAGTACCGGTGGTTCAATTTTCAAGCTGGTGGTTGGGACTGACGCTAATGTATCGCAAAAGGTAAATCTAAATACCGCGCCGAATTGGCTGCTTACTGCCTTGCCCGGAGTCGGGGAGGCCAAGGCAAATGCCATTATTGAATATCGGGCGGCCAACGGGGCGTTTATCAATATCATGGAGCTCATGAAGGTGCCCGGTTTCGGCCAGGGGCTTTTTGACTCCCTCAAAGACTTGATTACGGTGGCGGGTTAAGCTGTGGCGCTGATTACCCTGTCGCTGGCCTGGGTGACGGGGGTTTGGTTGGGGTCCATGGTCACTCCCTCATTCTGGTGGTTGCTGGCAGCGGTGCTGCCCGGCATTTTGATCCTCCTGCGAAAATGGCGGCGTGCCGGATTTATTATCGGACTGGCGGTGCTTCTGCTCACTGGTGGCGCTTATTCCAACCAATCAGGGCTGGAGCCAGATGATGCAGGTCATATCTCCTGGTACACCGGAGGTGCCTATAATATTGAAGGCACTGTCAGCCGGATGCCGGAGGCCAAAGAAAAATCCCAGGCGCTGCGTCTGACTGACCTCGTAATTCAAACCGATAGTAACCGGCAGTGGGTTACCGGCGCGATGCTGGTCTATGTGCCTCCTTTCCCGGAGTTCGTTTATGGTGACCGGATCACCGTGTTTGGCCGCCTGTCGGAGCCGCCGATTTTTGAGACCTTTGACTGGAGCGCCTATCTGGTTCGTGATGAAGTGTATGCTACGGTGCTTTATCCGGAGGTCACCGCCGTTGACCCGGGCCACGGCAATTCTTTACTGGCTGGTATCTATAATCTGCGGCAGGCGCTGGCCGATGGAATGGAAAGTGTCCTCCCGGAGCCGCAGGCGTCTCTGGCTCAGGGTTTGACGCTGGGTATCCGGTCGGGCATTCCCGACGACGTCCGGCAGAACTTTGCCGACTCCGGTACTGCTCATCTACTGGCCATATCCGGGTTGCATCTGGGTATCATCGCCGGGGCGATATTGCTGGTTACCCGGGGGCTGCTGGGGCGCCGCGGCTATTGGTATGTCTGGCTGGCGATGGCCGGCATCTGGGGTTTTGTCATCCTGTCCGGTTTGGCGCCGCCGGTGGTCCGGGGCGCGGTGATGGCTTCTGTTTTTCTACTGGCCGAACTGTTCGGCCGGCAGAAGTCGGCGCTACCGGCCTTGTGCCTGACCGCGGCGGTTATGACGGCGGCTAATCCGCAGTTGCTCTGGTCGGCTTCATTTCAAATGACCTTTGGCGCCATGGCCGGGTTAATTTTCCTGTTGCCGCCACTGGAACACCTGGTTCGGCAACTGGCCGCCCGTTTTCCCGGAACCGGCAGCCGGTTCTACGGGATGGTATATTATCCTGCTGCCGGACTGGCAGTCACCACCGCGGCTATTGCTGGCGTCGCCCCATTAATTGCCTACTACTTCGGCGGTGTATCCATGACCGGCGGTATCGCCACGCTGGCCGCAATGCCAGTGGTGCCGCTGGTTATCTTCGGCGGGCTGGCCACCGGGGCGGTTGCTCTGGCCAGTAATTTGCTGGCCGTACCGCTGGCCGGGATAACGTGGCTCGGTCTGACCTATTTGCTGAATGTCGCCCGGGTATTTTCTCAGCCGTCAGTGCCCGGTTTTGGTGACTTTGATGCGCTGTTCATCTGGGGGTTTTACGCTGTCATGGCGCTGGCAGCCTGGCAGTTCAACCGCTGGTATCGGCAGCAGGGCGAGGCTGAACGGCCTAAAAAAGCGAATGGCTTTAACTGGAAAATGGCTGTACCTTCAGTGATACTGGCGGCGGTGCTGGTCTCGGCGGGGCTATTTACTCCCGCCGATGAGCGTTTACGGGTGGTCTTTCTGGATGTCGGGCAGGGAGATGCGGTGTATATTCGGACTCCGGCCGGTCAGGATATCCTGATTGACGGCGGACCTTCACCCCAACGTCTGGTCCAGGAACTGGGCCGTCAGATGCCTTTCTGGAACCGGACCATTGAACTGGTGGTGACCACCCACGCCGATGCTGACCATCTGACCGGGCTGCTGGAAGCCCTGAAACGCTATAAGGTCAATCAGGTGGTGCATTCCGGTGCTGCCGGCGACACCCAGCTTTATGAAGAATGGGCTGGACTGATTACTGAACTGGACATCCCTTATGACCAGGTCGGTGCGGGTCAGCGCATTCGGCTGGCGGGCAATCTGGAATTTGAAGTGCTTAACCCCTTTAACGGCACCACTGGTGATACTAATGAAGCCTCGTTGGTGCTGAGTCTGACTTATGACGAGGTATCCTTCCTGTTTACCGCCGACCTGCCGGCTGAGATTGAACGGGAACTAATCTATCGCCGGTTGCTGCCTGATATCACGGTACTGAAGGTGGCTCATCACGGCTCTGCCGGTTCCACCAGCAATGCTTTTCTGACCGTCAGCCGACCGGAACTGGCGGTGATTCAGGTGGGTAAGAACAGCTACGGCCATCCAGCAGCAGATGTGATAACGTCTCTGGAATCGTGGGTGGTCCCAGACGGCGTGTACCGGACCGATTTGTCCGGCACCATCGCCATGGTAACCGACGGCCGCACTATCTGGCTGGAACAGAACTAATACATCAGGCCGTCGGGTCAACCGTAATAGCCCCGGTAGGGCACTGGAACTCACAACCGCCTAATTGGTCGCATTTATCCGGGTCGGTGACCCGGCACGTATCGGTTTCCGGGTCAATCTCCAGTATCTGTCTGGGGCACATGGCCACACAGATGCCGCAGCCGGTACACAGGTCTTGTTCAATGGTAACTTTGTCTGCCAATTTGGGGATTCTCCTATGATTAATTTCTGATATAACGCAGTTCCACGGCACCGCCCATTACAGCAGCGCGTTTTTCAACTTTCAGGCCGATTTTAGTAGTCAGTGCCTCCAGTCCTCCCGCCGCCTGATAGGCCTTGAAGCAAGCGTAATGGTCGCCGCCGACCAGCCCCTCCAACAGGCGGATAAACCATTTGGCCGGAACACCGAAGTCCGCCAGCACCAGGACGCCGCCTTTTTTGACCACCCGCCGCATTTCTTCAATAACCTGAAGCTGGATTTCCGGCGGCTTTTCGTGGAGAGCCAGTGATATGGTAGCGTAATCAAAGGACCGGCTCTTGAATAGCAAGGCCGCTGCGTCGGCTGTCTGGAAACTGATGTTTTCCCGCCTGGTGCGCCGCTTGTTAGCTTCAGCCACGGCAATCATCCTTTCATCCAGGTCAATGCCGTAAACCTCCAGACCCAATCCGGCAATATGCATGGCCTGGTCTCCGGTACCGCAACAGACATCTAAAACCTTCTCCCCGGGCTGCATCCCGGCGAACTCCGGTATCCCTTTCCGCAAATCTTTCAGCGCTCGGTCAATAAACAGGGAATAGAACCTGGCCATCATCCCTGAAACTCTTCTTTTATTATGCTATACAATGCGGCGTCAAAGAACTCGCCGCGGTGCAGAAAAAACCGGCGGCGGCAGCCTTCATACTTCATGCCGAGTTTCTGCATCACCCGGCCGGAAGCGATATTGGGGGCGAGGTGATGGGCGATAACTGATTCCAGTCCCAGTGTTTTGAAGGCATACCTGATGACCGCCTGTCCGGCTTCGGTGGCATAGCGCTGTCCCCAATATTCGCGGCCGATCCAGTAACCCATTTCAGCGCGTTTATGTTCCGGGGTCAGCACCAGCCCGATGGCGCCGATGATGTTCCGGGTGGTTTTATCGGTGATGGCGAAGACAATCTCCTGGCCGAAATCAAACTTTTCCTGATGGGTGGATATCCATTCTGCGGCGGCATATTTAGGGTAGGGGTAAGGGATGGCCGGAATATAACGGGACAGTTCCTCGTTATCAGCCAGGCGGGTTACTTCATCGGCATCCGCGGTGGTGAAGGGCCGGAGCCGGAGTCTTTCAGTTTCAAGTGTTGGACGAATCATTTATTTACAAAAGTTATTATAGCATCGGGGCGGATTTCGGCCAATTTACCCGTTCGTCGTCTGTCGCCTTCGGTGTAATTGACACCTATAAACTTGTATGGTACTTTGAAGTATAGTGCGTTTGAGGCACGTTGAATTTAAAGGAGTTCCACATGCAGGAAAAGGTTAAGGAAGTTTTGGAAAAAGTCCGTCCCAATTTGCAGGCTGACGGCGGTGACGTTGAGTTCGTCAGTGTCAGTGAAGATGGTGTCGTCACGGTTAAGCTGACCGGCAGTTGCGCCGGTTGCCCCATGTCTCAGATGACCCTCAAGAACGGCATTGAGCGCCTGTTGAAGAAGGAAATCCCTGAGGTTAAGGAAGTCGTTTCTGCGGCCTAAGCCGTCTACTCGTCTTTCCACACTGAAGCCCGCTGGTTACAGCGGGCTTTTTGTGTTTAAAAATGACCGGTCGGGCGGGACAGGCATACTTGCCTCCGGCGGGTAAGGTCAAAGTTCCACCAGCGCCTGAACGCTGATGCTAGTCTTCGGTTTCCAGCTTGAAAGCCTCGTGGAGGGCCTGCACCGCTTCGGTCACCCGGCCTTTATCAATCAGGACGGTGATGCGAATCTCGGAAGTGGCAATCAGGCCGATATTGATGCCGGCATCGGTCAGGGTGCGGAACATCTTGGCGGCATAGCCGGGCGAACTCTGGATGCCGGTGCCCACAATGCTGACCTTGCCGATGTTGGGATCGGCGACGATGTCCGTAGCCCCCAGTTCCTCAGCGATGGGTTTAATGACCTCCATAGCACGTGGCAGGCAGGACTCGGCGACGGTGAAGGTCAGGTCGGTGATACGCTGGACGGAGGCGTTCTGCACGATGGTATCAACGCTGATGCCGGCCCGCGCCATCGGTTCAAAGACTGAAGCGGCGAT from Dehalogenimonas sp. W includes the following:
- a CDS encoding methyltransferase domain-containing protein — its product is MMARFYSLFIDRALKDLRKGIPEFAGMQPGEKVLDVCCGTGDQAMHIAGLGLEVYGIDLDERMIAVAEANKRRTRRENISFQTADAAALLFKSRSFDYATISLALHEKPPEIQLQVIEEMRRVVKKGGVLVLADFGVPAKWFIRLLEGLVGGDHYACFKAYQAAGGLEALTTKIGLKVEKRAAVMGGAVELRYIRN
- a CDS encoding GNAT family N-acetyltransferase, which encodes MIRPTLETERLRLRPFTTADADEVTRLADNEELSRYIPAIPYPYPKYAAAEWISTHQEKFDFGQEIVFAITDKTTRNIIGAIGLVLTPEHKRAEMGYWIGREYWGQRYATEAGQAVIRYAFKTLGLESVIAHHLAPNIASGRVMQKLGMKYEGCRRRFFLHRGEFFDAALYSIIKEEFQG
- a CDS encoding NifU family protein — encoded protein: MQEKVKEVLEKVRPNLQADGGDVEFVSVSEDGVVTVKLTGSCAGCPMSQMTLKNGIERLLKKEIPEVKEVVSAA